One genomic window of Fusarium fujikuroi IMI 58289 draft genome, chromosome FFUJ_chr01 includes the following:
- a CDS encoding related to G1/S-specific cyclin yields the protein MAYSQHDDSYFVESEEPHHRITAQEAARMMARQRQDIIGVELSRLAGDEYLEDIMQHMRQMEDETLPDASLIDMQREIQWFMRPYLIDFLIEAHAAFGLLPETLFLTVNLLDRYCSKRVVYKQHYQLVGCAALLIAAKYGDKKDRVPQIHELNNMCCGLYDAGMFTQMEMHVLNTLDWIIGHPTVDFFSQLMVAEEGDDQEVAHMAAYLCEIALYHRDFVSTKPSVMARSSLALARAILGRSEVNDGGWDQTENVTLITLSHHLHQPSPTLARKYSTTGFSRVSQKLADFMAEQAAIARRAANPATPLAEPINKHTSNIYSTPQKGHSAMGFDGYLTPPITPDGNSLMGNHNMAKESYGLPPRCPVTPTPPHHAAVYGQQQQHHQYVGYVNQHGMNQ from the exons ATGGCGTACTCTCAACACGACGACTCTTACTTCGTGGAGTCTGAAGAACCTCATCACAGAATCACTGCCCAAGAAGCAGCGCGAATGATGGCCCGTCAACGGCAAGACATCATCGGCGTTGAGCTATCACGATTAGCAGGCGATGAGTACCTCGAGGATATCATGCAGCATATGCGACAAATGGAG GATGAGACTCTACCAGATGCTTCCCTCATCGATATGCAGCGCGAGATCCAGTGGTTCATGCGACCTTATTTGATAGACTTCCTCATCGAGGCTCATGCCGCTTTCGGCCTCCTCCCCGAGactctcttcctcactgTTAACCTCCTCGATCGATATTGCTCTAAGCGAGTGGTGTACAAGCAACACTACCAGCTGGTTGGATGCGCTGCACTACTCATCGCTGCCAAGTATGGTGACAAGAAGGACCGCGTTCCCCAGATTCACGAACTCAACAACATGTGCTGCGGACTTTATGACGCTGGCATGTTCACACAAATGGAGATGCATGTCCTCAACACCCTCGATTGGATCATTGGCCACCCCACCGTTGACTTCTTTTCGCAACTAATGGTAGCAGAGGAGGGTGACGACCAGGAGGTTGCGCACATGGCCGCCTATCTGTGTGAGATTGCCTTGTACCATCGCGACTTCGTTTCCACCAAGCCTTCTGTCATGGCTCGCTCATCTCTCGCCCTCGCACGAGCTATCCTTGGCCGATCTGAAGTTAACGATGGAGGTTGGGACCAGACAGAGAACGTTACCTTGATCACATTGTCGCATCACCTTCATCAACCCTCGCCTACACTTGCGCGCAAGTACTCAACAACAGGTTTTTCTCGGGTGTCGCAGAAGCTGGCCGATTTCATGGCTGAGCAAGCTGCGATCGCCCGTCGAGCTGCTAACCCAGCTACTCCCCTAGCCGAGCCCATCAACAAGCACACGAGCAACATCTACAGCACTCCCCAAAAAGGACACAGCGCGATGGGGTTTGATGGTTACCTAACACCCCCGATCACCCCTGACGGCAACTCTTTGATGGGCAACCACAACATGGCAAAGGAGTCTTACGGCTTACCTCCTCGATGCCCAGTCACACCAACACCTCCACACCATGCGGCAGTATAtggacaacaacaacaa